In the Candidatus Zixiibacteriota bacterium genome, GGGCGCGGCAAGGCCGGGGGAATCAAGATCGCAGATAACGTGGACAGTGCGCGCCGACTGGCGACTGATCTGTTCAAACTCACGATCAAGGGTTTTCCAGTCGAACGGCTTCTGATCGAACCGAAACTCGACATCGCCCGCGAGTATTACATTGGCGTGACTATCGACCGCGCCAACTACAAGATCGTGGTTATCGCGTCCGGTGAGGGCGGGATGGATATCGAGGAAACCGCCGCCAAACATCCGGACAAAATCGTTCGAAAGTCATACTCGATTGTTGAACCGCTCTATGGATTCGATGCTTTGGGTATCGCCAAGAAAATCGGCATCCCGGCCGAGCTGACCAAGCAGGCGACAGCGATCATCCAGAATCTGTACCGCCTGTTCAAGGCGTACGATGCCAAGATGGCGGAGATTAACCCGCTCGTCCTCACCAAAGACGGCAAGTTGATCGCCGCGGATTCGCGCATCTCGCTCGATGACGACGCGCTGTTCCGCCACCCCGATCTGAAAGAGCAGGGGATCGAGAAACGCCACGAAGAGGGCGAGTTGACCCCGCGCGAGCGGCAGGCGACCGAGTGGGACATCCCGTATCTCGACCTCGACGGTGATATCGGCATGTTCCCCGGTGGCGCTGGTTTCGGCATCATGGGGAACGATTTCATTCACTACTACGGCGGCAGGCCGGCCAATTTCATGGATTCCGGCGGCGGGCCATCGCCTGAGAATATCGCTCGCATGTTGGTGCTGCTCGACGAGAACCCGAATGTCAAGGCGATATTTGGGGCGCGGTTCGGCGGGATCAGCCGGTGTGATGATTTCGCCAAGGGCGTGATCATGTTCCTCAAGAACCACGGGTTGTCCAAGCCGATGGTCGTTCGCATGACCGGCAACATGTGGCAGGAAGGGGTTCGTTTGTTCGACGAAGCCAAAAAGGAGAATCCCCGTCTGATGGAGAAGATCGAATTTCATGGTATCGAAACGCCGATCGAAGAAATCTCCAAACGGGCGGTCGAGCTGGCCCGGATCGAGAGGGGGCGGTAATGGCTATTCTTGTAGACAAGAAGAGTAAAGTGATCGTGCAGGGGATCACCGGCGGAGCGGGGAAGTTTCATTGCGAGCGGATGATTGCGTACGGCACAAACATTGTCGGCGGCACATCGCCTGGCAAAGGCGGCCAGAAAGTGCTCGACAAGCCGGTATTCGACACGGTCGAGGAAGCGGTCATGTCGACTGGCGCGGATACATCGGTGATATTCCTGCCGGCGCAGTTTGTCAAAGAAGCGACTATCGAGGCGATCCGCGCGGGAATCAAATTCCTCGTGGTGGTGCCGGAGCATATTCCGATTCATGATATGTTGGTCGTGCGCGAGGAGGCGGTCAAATACGACGCAACTGTGATCGGCGGCAACACGGCGGGGATTATCACGCCGGGCGAGGCGAATCTCGGCATCATGCCGGATATCGCGTTCACGCCGGGGCGGGTCGGCACGGTGTCGCGCTCCGGATCGATCACCTACTATGTGGCGGACACGCTCACCCGCACCGGCTACGGTGAAACCACCTGTGTGGGGCTGGGCGGCGATCCGGTACTCGGCTCAACCTTTGCCGAAATCCTCTGGAAGTTCGAGCAGGACGACAAGACCAAAGCGGTGGTGATGACTGGCGAGATCGGCGGTGTCTATGAAGAACAGGCGTGCGACACGATTCGCAAGATGAAAACGCCGGTCTTGGCGATGATCGGCGGTATTTATGCGCCCCCCGGCAAACGGATGGGCCACGCGGGGGCGATTGTCGAAGGCCGCATGGGCACCGCGCAGGAGAAACTCGACGCCCTCGCCGCCGCCGGCGCCCACCCGTGCAAGACGTTTGAGGATATACCGCGGACGCTGAGGAAGTTGGGGGTGTGAGCATCGTAGGTCGAAACCCCTGAGCCTACCCGCCGTGGCGCGGTCTCCACATTCTGCTCAAGTTTGTATTGACATCCACCTCTGCGATGCTGTAGCATGCTTGCGGAATAGCATCGTCAAAGACACGCTCGTAACAAGAAGCAGAAGATGATCGCGGCAACTCACGGCAAGGTGTTTTGGCAGAAACTAAAGGACAAATCCATTCTCAGGAAACAGGGTTGTTACGTTTTTGCCCTTCGGGCTGGAAAGGGTGCTACACCATGGTACGTTGGGAAGTCAGGAAAGTCGTTCCAACAGGAATGTTTCGCTGCGCATAAGTTGGTTAAGTATAGCCAGGCACTATTCGCAGGGAAGCAGGGCGCACCGGTACTCTTCTTTGTAGCGTTGCCGGGCAAGAAGAACAAGATTGCGGTTCGGGTTATATATGAAATCGAGACCTATCTGATTCAGACCGCAAAGGTAGCCAACCCGAAGTTGCTGAACAAGAGCCAATCGAAACCTCCCAAATGGGGAATCGCACACGTAGTCAGAGGCGGGAAAGGGAAGCGAAACAAGACTGATGTGGCCTTCTGCAATATGCTCAGTCTCTAACGCTTGTTGCTCGCCGATTCAAGCGAGTTGAGATTCTGGACAGGAATAAGAATGGCAGAAAAGTCACAACCGTTTCCGTGCGAGCTCGACGGCCATTGCCCGTATGAATACGATCAGAATACGGATCGAGACATAGAGGGAATGCCGTTACTCAATAATGATCCCAGAGGTTGCCCGAAGTATGGGCATGTGTGTCCGATGTTCATGGAAGAGTGTGGCCTTACGGCCGAGGGTTTGAATATTCGAGCTACGGTGCACTGCTTCCAGGTAATGGGCAGACTCACGATGGACGAGCAGAAAAAGGTGGCATTCTTACTGCTCTTCGAGAAGTACCGAGCCATATTACAGAGATACCCCGAGTCGGATTACCCTCAGTACTACGACAGAATGTAGGACCGGTGGTCCACCTGCTTGCCGGGTGCCCCACCGCTTGCGGTGGGTTGAGATTGCTCTACAAGTGGGTAGCCTAATTGGATAATCGTAGGTCTGACCCCCTGTGGTTTCGACATCCCACATCGAACTGTCAAAACCGCACCGCCCGCCCAATGGCTTTTAGCTCAGGGGTTTGATCCTACATTTCTCGAGAGGTAAAGGGGGCAGACGAGGACGTCTGCCGCCCACCTACCTACCGCAAAACGTGATTGTCTATATACACCTGCCTTTGTATCCTCCCACCATGCCGTCCACATTTCATCAGCGCACAATCGCCGTCCTCAAGCGAGTCCGGCGCGGGAAAGTGGTCACGTACGGACAGGTCGCCGCGATGGCGGGCAATCCGCTCGCCGCACGGCAGGTAGTGCGAACGCTCAATACGGCATCGGAGAAAGAGAAACTCCCCTGGCATCGGGTGATCAATAGTCAGGGGAAGATATCTCTCAAGCCGGGGCAGGGGTACGAACTGCAGAAGAAGCTGCTGCAAAAAGAGGGCGTGAAATTCGGGAGGGGTGGGCAAATCGATCTCAAGAAATACCAGTGGGTGCCGCGCAGGCGGAAGTGAGCAGTGGCTCGCTGTTCCTCTTGCGGTGGCAGAACCGCTACGTCCCGAGTCCGCTTAGCGCGGACCGGGCTTGGGTTCTGCCCTACGATTTACAGAAGTTGATCTGTGAATCGCGGTTGATTTTCTGCATGATGCAGAGTAGATTATTGTCATGTGGGCATTACGGTACGATTGTCGCCACTTAGCGCTGGAATACCATCGCCGCCGAGTCAAAAATCATACCTGAGAGTATCTCCTGATCCGTTGTCTGGCCGACTGTATAACCCGGAAAGGAGATACCGATGAACAAAACCCGCCAGCCCGCAGAACCATACCGCATAAAAGCAGTAGAGGCGATCAAGCTCCGCAGCCGCCACGAGCGCGAGCGGCTGATCGCCGAGGCTAACTACAATCTCTTTAAGATCGACGCCCAGGATATCTATATCGACTTGCTGACCGACTCCGGCACCGGTGCGATGTCCAACAAACAGTGGGCGGCGCTCATGCTCGGCGATGAATCGTATGCCGGAGCGATCTCGTTCCGCAAATTCGAAAATACGGTCAGGGGACTTTGCGGGAAACGGTTCGTGATCCCCTGCCATCAGGGGAGAGTCGCGGAGAATCTGGTGTTCTCGAACCTCATGAAAAAGGGCCAGTTTGTTCCGAACAACACGCATTTCGACACCACCCGCGGCAACTGTCTCCACAAAGGCGGCATCCCGATCGACTTGCCTTGCCCGGAGAGCAAGTCCGATGAACCGCTCCCCTTCAAGGGCAACATGGATGTCGACCGTCTGGAGTCGTTTGTCAAAGAAAACGGCGCGGACCAGATCGCTATGGTGATAATGACGGTCACAAACAACTCGGCCGGCGGCCAGCCGGTGTCGATGGCCAACATCCATGAGGTGTCTGAAATCTGTCACCGCTACGGCATACTGTTCTACTTCGACTGCGCCCGGTTTGCAGAGAATTGCTATTTCATCAAGCGCGACGAGCCCGGTTATGCTGGCAAGAGCATTCGCGAAATAGCAATGGAGATGTTTTCCTACTGCGACGGCGCGATGATGTCGGCCAAGAAAGACGGTCTGGCAAATATCGGTGGGTTTATTACGCTCGATGATGAGGATGCGTACGAACGCCTCACTCAACATCTGATCCTGATCGAGGGATTCCCGACCTATGGCGGTTTGGCGGGACGTGATTTGGAGATTGTGGCAGTGGGTCTCGAAGAGGTGCTTGATTTCGAGTATCTCGATTTCCGCATAGAGCAGGTGCGGTATTTCGGTGATCAGATCAAAGCGGCCGGCCTGCCGATAATCGAGCCTACCGGCGGCCATGCCGTGTTTGTCGATGCCGGCCGGTTTCTCCTGCACATACCGGCGGGCCAGTTTCCCGGGCAATCCCTTTCGGTTGAGTTTTATATCGAGGGTGGAATCAGGGTTGTCGAAATCGGCAGCCTGATGTTCGGCGGGGTCGATACGAATAGCGGCAAGGAGTATCTCGCTCCGAGAGAACTCGTCCGGATGTGCCTTCCGCGGCGGGTCTATACCAATTCGCATATCGACTATGTCGCCGACACCGCTGCGCGAATTGGCGCGCGCAAGAACCGGCTCAAGGGGTACCGGGTGACACGCCAATCTCAGTTCCTTCGTCACTTCACTTGTGATCTGGCCGTATGCGACGTACAGAGGGTCAAAGCGTGACGGGATTCGTGCGGGCGACGATTCTTCTAATTGCGCTGACCGTCGTTACGATTCTCAGCACCTGTAGCGCGGTTCATATTCGGACCGGCCCACCCACCGATGCGGAGGCCACACAGCGGTCCGAAGATCAGGGGCGACGGTTCCGCACTGAATGGGCGGACCGACTCCAGAGAACTGATCCGATCAATCAGGCGGAGATGCTTCGCGTGTTCCTCGACAGCACCACCACACGGTTCATCCGGTTCGGACGCCAGATTAACGACTGGTGGCGCGAGGAAAGCAAGCGACGGGGGGTGCAGGTGCCGATCGAGCAGGTTCGGGCCGCGGTGGAGCGCTCCAGCCAGATTGATCTCCCACTTCTCGACGCGTATGAGGACGTGCTCGAATACGGTGTAACCTTGATAAAAGAAGCCCGCTTTTTCGATTCACCGGCCCAGGAGAGGCTTGTCCAGTACCGCGACTTGTACCTGGAAACGTACAGCGCCGTGTTTTATCCCAACGGTACCCGGGAGGAGTTTGACCTCCAGCTTCAGGGGCTCGAATCCCGCACTCAGCAGGCGAGCCGCGACCTGGAAGCAGAACTAGCGCGTTACCGTTAGTCGGCGGCCAACCGGTGATTTGCAAGAAGTTGCGGCCGCCTTGCGCCGGCGTCTTCACCGGAGGCCCCAATCGGCCCACCATAAGCACAAGAACCACAAGCAGATGAGGCCCCTGTTGCAGTCTGACGCCGCTCGGCGGGGATTTACGGCGAGGATATTGCTGTTTTCCGGTCGCGGCAACCGGTCTCAGGGTTGACAGATTGCCGGGAACTTGATATAATAACGCGGTTTATACTGACTGAGAGGAGATCGATCTATAGCACTACGGTTAACGCTTTTTTGATTTGGTAGTTGAAAGAAGCTTTTAAAGGGTTTTGCAGTTAGCCCGCAAACCGTAGTTGCAGATCGACTCGGTTCCAGGGCTGGGTTTTATCCCAGTATGGATTCTCATCGGTATAGTACCCCTATCCTGTTTCTGGCAGTTATAAGCCTTCCAGCAACTCTCTGGGGAGCGGACCCTAATCTTAGGGTGATCAATTCCACCGAACAAGGCTTCCGGTTTGTCTACGACTTCGGCCCGGCGTTGGATGCTGCAGAGGCTGCCAGTTCCGAGGTAGCCGCGTCCGAGTTGGTCGAAACAGTCCAACTGGCTGTTCCGCCCGGCTCGGAGGCCCGGTTGCTGTCAGCGACTGGAATCGGCGAGTCGCTGTCGGACGTTGTCGCACCGGATTCAAGTTATCGGATGAGCGGGCTGGCCGAGGTATCGCGGCCGGTGCTCACTCGTGGACGGCAGACAGTCGGCGTTAGAATCAGCCCGTATACCAATGGCCTGACCTACCGACAGGTGGAGGTGGAGGTCGGGTTTGACCGCACGCGCGCTGCGGCTGCACTCAGTCGTGAGGAAGATCCCGTATTCGAACGAATATGGGCGTCATCTTTGGCGAACTACGATGTCGCCAGGTCCTGGCCGCGTGAGGACCGCAAGCTGACGGCAATCTCTGCTGCGATGTCTACCGACTCTCACGAGAATCTGACAGCCGCGTCTGCCTGGTACAAGATCCCGGTCACCCAGACCGGCTTGGTACGAGTTACGGGCGCCCAGCTTGAAGCGGCGGGGATTTCGCTTTCCGGGCTTCGGTCCGATTCGATTCGCATCTTCAATGCCGGCGGCCTGCCCAACTCAGTGGACAATTTCGAGCCGAGGCCGGAATTCACTGAGATCTCGCTAATGGTTCTGGACGGCGGCGACGGAGAATTCGGGCGGAACGATCAGCTCCTGTTTTTTGGTGAGGCTCCCAATCGTTGGCTGTATTCCCCGACCGGCACGCCTCGCTGGGTGAACAACGTTTACACCACCACCAACATTTACTGGCTCGCGGTGTCAGGTAGTTTTTCCACAGCCCCAAGGCGCATGGTTCAGGTGCTCGGCGCTCCGACCGGCGCACCCGTTTATGACACATATCGCGCAAGGGTGCATATCGAGCAGGATAATCTGATCGGCACCGAGCCCGACGGTAATGTCTGGGATTTCTACAACTGGTATTGGAGCAATCAGACGTCGGTTGCATTTCAGGTGGCGACGCCCGGAGCTATCGAATCTGATTCGACCCATATCTATGTATCGGGGCGCACCAACCGCAATATCGACGTAACAGTGAATGGTGTGCCGGCGTCGGAGATTGACTGCAACAGCTCTGAGTGCCGGTTTTACACGAGAGCGCTAAGAGGAGGGGCCGCCCAGTCCAATCAGACCAGTTTGGTGCTGACGCCTATCTCGGCGCGGATTCCCCCGTTTTTGGACTATGTGGAGATGACCTATTCAAGTCGGATAGTGCCGGCGAACAACCGACTCGACTTTGTGATGGAGGGTATCGACGGTGACGTGGATATTCGGGTGGTCGACGCCTTCAGCTCTACGCCGACAATTCTCGACATTTCGGATCCGCTGCATCCTGAGATCATCGCCGGGTATGATCGCAGCGGTGGGTATGTCACATTTCGCGGTCATGTATCTACGGACAGTGCCAACCGCTTCTATTGCGGCATCGTGAGCCTGGCGGTACCGTCGGCGCCGCTAGCCCGAGTGGATTTCACGGACCTTCGCGCCGGGTACAAGCAGACCGACCTGATTATCGTGGCCACTTCCTCGCTGGCCGGAAGCCTGGACGAGTATATAGCATACCGTCAGGGCCAGGGAGTGGTGATACAGGTTGTCGACATCGCAGATATCATTGACAACTTTTCGTACGGCCTCTACGATCCGACGGCGATCCGCGATTTTCTCAAGTTCGCGTATGAGAATTATTCGGCTCCGGCGCCATCCGGTGTGCTATTTGTCGGCGACGCGACGTATGATTATCTGGATCGTTTGGGCACCGGCACAACCAACCTGGTTCCGTCGTATGTTCGTCCCGGCGACCGGACGTACAGCGACGACAACTACGTCTACTTCGGCGAGTTCGGCATCCTCGATGAGGATCGCGACCGTGGTTATGACATGATGACAGCTCGCTGGCCGGTGCGATCGGCGTCCGAGATAAATACAATAGTCGCCAAAGCCAGGGAATACGAATCCCCGGCGACTTTCGGCGCCTGGCGCACGCGGATAACGCTGGTCGCCGACGACGAGCACGCGGCCGAGCGCCACAACGAGTTGTTTCACACCCGGGACACCGAAACGCTCGAGCGGGTGTACGTGCCCCGCACGCTGAACCGGCAGAAGATCTATCTCTGGGATTACCCGTTCGTGAATCGCGAGAAGCCCGGCGCGAATGAGGCCATACTCCGTGCGTTCAACGAGGGCACGCTGATCGTCAATTATGTCGGGCACGGCAACCCGGATGTCTGGGCGCACGAGCGTGTCCTGCAGCGGGCGGGAGATCTCCCGCTGCTGCGTAACTCTGGCCGGCTGCCGCTAGTGTATGCGGCGTCGTGTGATATTGGGTTCTTCGATGATCCCCAAAGCGAGGGTATGGGCGAGGGCTTTCTGGAAATGCGCGAGGGCGGGGCGGTGGGAGTGATCTCGGCAACTCGACTTGTATACGCCGCTGATAATGCCCAGTTCAATCGCGCCGTTTACGCGCAGCTTTTTGCGAATCCGGATCTATCGATCAGCGAGGCGCTGTTTGCCGCTAAGGTGCAGCGGCAGTATCCCAACCCGTTCGACACGATTCCGCGCCGGGTGGACAATGACCGCGCCTACAGTTTTCTCGGTGATCCCTGCCTTCGGCTGGGGCTTCCCCGCTACCGTATCGAATTCACGACCCAACCCGACAGCCTGGTGGCTCTGCAGACTTCGCGCCTGAGCGGGCGAATCACCGATCAGTCCGGCTTGCCTTTCAACGGCGATGGGGTGCTTTATGTCGATGTCTATGACTCCGATCGGCAGCGCTCGTATCATCTGCCGGACGACACCAATATGACACGTTACGCGGTCACAGGTCCAACGATTTTTCGTGGCACCGCGTCGATTGACGATGGCCAGTTTGATATGCAGTTCATTACGCCGGTTGATGTCGGCTACCGCGGTGTCAGCGCCAGAGTGTCGGTGTATGCTGTCCTGGGAAGCGTGGATGCTGTCGGAATGGTGGACAGTATCGCGGTGAGTGAGAGGCAAGGGACCGCCCAGGATATGCAAGGGCCGCAGATCGAATACGGTTCGGTTAAACGCGGCCTGATTCGCGACGGTGACTTTATTGACCGCGCCGACAGCCTGGTGATACGGCTGGCGGATGTCTCAGGAATAAACCTGGTTGGGGGGATCGGCCACGGTATCAGCCTGGTAATCGACGACCGCGCCGAAGAGGCGATATATCTGACCGACCTGTTCCAGTACGAACGTGACAGCCACACGTCCGGCAGCCTGATGTTCGCCCTATCCGGATTCGAAAGCGGTCGTCACCGCTTCAATATCAAAGCCTGGGACAACGTGAACAACGTCTCGTCGGCCGAGTTTACCGCCGAGATCGGCGGAGGCGCCGGACTGGCAGTAAGAGATTTACTCAACCATCCCAACCCGATGCAGCAACTGACGATCTTTTATTTTGAGTTGACTGAAGCGGTCGAGGAATTGAAAGTCTCCGTTTACACGCTATCCGGTAAGTACATCTGGAGCACGAGCCGATATGATCTTCAGGCCGATCGATATCCGAATGAGACGGTCGAGATTGTCTGGGACGGCCGTGACAACGAGGGGGATCGGGTCGGCACGGGGGTGTATATCTATCGCCTGTCCGCTCTTTCGGCCGGGCAGGGCGGCGAGGCCGAGGAATTCGGCAAACTGGTAGTTTTGAACTGATTGCGATGACAACATCTGTAACTTTATATTCCTGGAGTATCTCTTGATGAACATGCGAAAACAGCTTCTGGTGGCGGCAGCCGTACTTCTCGGTCTGATTCCGGTCTCGGATGCCCTGGCCAACATCTCCAATGCGGCGGTGCTGTTTCTTAGGATAGCGCCGGGGTCGCGCGCCGCCGGTATGGGCGAGGCCTACGTGGCGATTGCCGATGATGCGACCGCAACGCACTGGAATCCGGCAGGTCTGGGCAGCTATCCGCTTTCGGATACCTGGATCGAAGCCGAGATCCCCGCGGCCTATCGCCCGCTGAAGGGCTTTGCACCGCTGAGTACCGGAGGCGACCACAATTACCTCGACTACGATATCTGGGCGATCACACCCCAGGGATTGATTCGCTATGATAACAAACGCTGGAACACCGACGAGGTCTTCAGCACCCGCACCGACGAAACCCTCGAGCAGATCGTCAAGAATTACTTCCGTATCGACGATCCGGCCCGCCTCGAGGCCATGATCGAACGGGTGGCGGCTCTCAATAATCGAGGCGGCTACGACGTGATCGAAGCGTTGCGCGATACTATCGTGGCATCGATTCCGGAAACATACGATACCCGGGAGACTGTCCTGCAGGATATGGATTCGCTCCTGGTTTGTTATCGCCGCTGCCTGGTGAACTGGGATCGAGTCCAGGAGGTCCGCGACCGTCTCAAGGAAGGGCTGAAAGACGGTGCGCTCAATGATACCGAGTGTGATCGGGTTGCCGTATCGCTTGAACGCACGCGCAACCGCTTTCTCCCCGAGGAGCTGCGGGTACCGTATAGCGCCCTGTTCAGCGGCGAGCCGACAGCGGTAGCGTCCAACGGCGACGTGCTGCTGGTTGGGTCGGCCGACGGCCTTGCCAGCTTCAACGGTCGTTACTGGACTCTGGTGAAGAGCCAGGCCGGTGAGAAGATAGGCGAAATCACTTCGCTGCACACGGTGGGCGAGGCGATAATCGTGGGAATGTCCGACGGAATCGGTGTGTTCCGCGGTGCGACGGTCAGCCCGCTTACCAACAGCGCGGCGACTTTGCCGGACGGATCGGTCGATGCTATCGGAGGCAGCGCTCTGACCGATCTCTACGCCGTAGTGGCAGGCGACGTTTATCGTTTCAACGGCATGCAGTGGACCGGCACAACCAGCTACACGGTAGCGGTGGATGACTCGCTCGACAAAATCGCGGCCCGCTTCTCTATCTACGGATCAGCCGCAGACAAGGAGCGCTTTATAGAGAAATATCGCGACTTGCAGACGGCTACCATGGCGCCCGCGGAAACGCCTGTTGTTCTGGACTCGGCTCCGACAGCCTCAATAGATACGACGGTAATCCCCGCGGTCGACTCGACCATGCCGCCCGCCGAGCAGCCCGGTGACACTGTTGTTGCGCCTGCCTCCGGAATTGCCGGAATCGACACACCATTCCATCCGGGTGCGGAAATTCGCGTACCGATCGCAGCCAGCGTCAAAGGGAAGGTCCGCGCGATTTTTGTCGATGTCAATCACCGTCTCTGGCTCGGCACCGACCACGGCATATTCTACTTCGACGGCAGCCGGTGGCAGACGCCGGGCTACTCGCAGTACACGATTGCGTCTGGGGAGACGCTGGACACGATCGCGTCTCGCCGCTCCGGCCTGACAATCGATGAGCTCGACATGTACAAGAAGGTGTTGAGGGAGATAAACGATCTGGATGGCGAACCCCAGGAGGGCGCCACTATCAAAGTCTACACTAACCCGGCGGCCCACTCGGTAAACGCCATTGGCGGCGACGGACGCACGGTGTATTTCGCCACTGAAGACGGTCTGATCGAATTCGACGGCCGCAACTGGTCGCGCACCGGACTAAGGGGTCTGACTCGCGACAACATTGTCGGGGTCAGTCTATTGGGAAGCGAAAGCTGGCTGGCCAGTAACGAGAAGCTGGTCATCAAGGGGCGAGGCCACTCCGAGATCTCGGTCATGCACGTGAACTGGCTGCCGGAACTGGCGAGCGATCTGTACTACGAGTTTCTGTCGGTGGCAGGCAACAAAGAAGGCTGGGGGACATTCGGCGGCAGCATCACGTTCATCAGCTACGGTAAGTTCCAGAGAACCAACGAAACCGGCCAGGAACTCGGTGAGTTCGAATCGTTCGATATCGCCGGAGCGATTTCATACGGTACGTCGCTGACTAACAAGCTCAAGGGCGGGGTATCGGTCAAGGTCATCTACTCGCGCCTCTCGGATCAGGGTGCGGGCGCCGAGAAGGGCAGTGGCACCGCCACCGGGTTCGCTCTTGATCTCGGACTGCTGTACCACATGACTCCGCGGCTCACGTGGGGTCTGGCGCTGACCAACCTCGGTCCGGAGATGTCATATATCGACGCCGACCAGTCCGACGATCTCCCGCGCAACCTGGCGATAGGTGTGGCATATCGACTCCTCCGTTCTGAGTATACCAGCCTTATAGCTACTGTCGAGGCAAACAAACTAATGGTCGGACTCGATGGCAAAACGAGCAAGGAAATCAAAGAATCGATATTCAACGGCGGGATTGAGTTCACCTACGCCAACCTGTTCGCGGCCCGCGCAGGCTATATTTACGATCAGGAAGGTGAGATCAAAACTCCGACGATTGGATTCGGTCTGTCACCCTTCACGTGGGGTGAGTTCGATTTTGCTTACATCCCGAGTCAGAAGGACTTTTCGCTGGCCAACACGCTGCGCATTTCATTGCGCTTGATTCTGTAGGGCAGGCAGATGCACTCAGTCATTGGAAGATTACGCGGTCGGCTTCTTCTCGCCGGACTGTCGACTATTCTCACAGCTGCACCCGCCGTCTGGTGTGACGGCGGGAAACTGCTTAACCCGTCGAAATCGGCGCTCGATTCGACTACGACGCCCAACACCGTACGCCGCCGGTGCCTTACGCCCGATGGCAACGGGCGTCGGCTGATCGAGGCGGTGGGAGAGAAGTGGAAGTTACCCGTAGGAGCGCAATCAGCGGACTTTGACACCACCATCCACTGCCTGGTGCTGCGCTTCGACTTCCAGTACGAGACTGTCGATGACCCCAACACCACCGGCCGCGGGCACATGAATATGTCTCGTCCGCTCGATACACTCACTGACGAGGAATACATCGCACGCGTGGGGCACCTGATTGATCCGCCGCCGCATGACTCCCTTTTTTTCGATGCCCACATGAGGGCGCTCAACCGATATTGGGAGACGGTTTCTGGGGGACAAATACATCTGAGTTGGGATATCTTTCCGCGGGAACGCGATTCGGTTTACGAACTTCCGCACCCGATGAGCTATTATGGCAAGTGTGACTTCGCCGATGTAGTGGAGGGCCTCGAGGCGTACTTTGTCGACTGCATCACGCTGGCCGACACTACCGATCCTGAAATCGACTTTTCCGCATACGATGCGTTCTTCCTGTTCCATGCCGGTTCTGATGCGCAGAACGATATCGGTTTCCCCACGACGTGCGCCGATCTTTTCAGCGGTTACATCAAGTTCGCCGGCGAAGTGTCAGTGGACAGCGGCGCCCACGGGGTTAGTACTGCGCTGATGATGCCCGAGACTACGGTCCAGGATGGCCGAGCCACCGCGCTCAATGCGGTCATGGCGCATGAATTCGGGCATCAACTGGGGCTGATCGATCTTTACAACACCGAGAACTTCTTCACCCAGGTCGGTGACTTCTCCCTGATGGATAACAACGGCTTCGGCACCGGAA is a window encoding:
- a CDS encoding PorV/PorQ family protein is translated as MNMRKQLLVAAAVLLGLIPVSDALANISNAAVLFLRIAPGSRAAGMGEAYVAIADDATATHWNPAGLGSYPLSDTWIEAEIPAAYRPLKGFAPLSTGGDHNYLDYDIWAITPQGLIRYDNKRWNTDEVFSTRTDETLEQIVKNYFRIDDPARLEAMIERVAALNNRGGYDVIEALRDTIVASIPETYDTRETVLQDMDSLLVCYRRCLVNWDRVQEVRDRLKEGLKDGALNDTECDRVAVSLERTRNRFLPEELRVPYSALFSGEPTAVASNGDVLLVGSADGLASFNGRYWTLVKSQAGEKIGEITSLHTVGEAIIVGMSDGIGVFRGATVSPLTNSAATLPDGSVDAIGGSALTDLYAVVAGDVYRFNGMQWTGTTSYTVAVDDSLDKIAARFSIYGSAADKERFIEKYRDLQTATMAPAETPVVLDSAPTASIDTTVIPAVDSTMPPAEQPGDTVVAPASGIAGIDTPFHPGAEIRVPIAASVKGKVRAIFVDVNHRLWLGTDHGIFYFDGSRWQTPGYSQYTIASGETLDTIASRRSGLTIDELDMYKKVLREINDLDGEPQEGATIKVYTNPAAHSVNAIGGDGRTVYFATEDGLIEFDGRNWSRTGLRGLTRDNIVGVSLLGSESWLASNEKLVIKGRGHSEISVMHVNWLPELASDLYYEFLSVAGNKEGWGTFGGSITFISYGKFQRTNETGQELGEFESFDIAGAISYGTSLTNKLKGGVSVKVIYSRLSDQGAGAEKGSGTATGFALDLGLLYHMTPRLTWGLALTNLGPEMSYIDADQSDDLPRNLAIGVAYRLLRSEYTSLIATVEANKLMVGLDGKTSKEIKESIFNGGIEFTYANLFAARAGYIYDQEGEIKTPTIGFGLSPFTWGEFDFAYIPSQKDFSLANTLRISLRLIL
- the porU gene encoding type IX secretion system sortase PorU; the encoded protein is MINSTEQGFRFVYDFGPALDAAEAASSEVAASELVETVQLAVPPGSEARLLSATGIGESLSDVVAPDSSYRMSGLAEVSRPVLTRGRQTVGVRISPYTNGLTYRQVEVEVGFDRTRAAAALSREEDPVFERIWASSLANYDVARSWPREDRKLTAISAAMSTDSHENLTAASAWYKIPVTQTGLVRVTGAQLEAAGISLSGLRSDSIRIFNAGGLPNSVDNFEPRPEFTEISLMVLDGGDGEFGRNDQLLFFGEAPNRWLYSPTGTPRWVNNVYTTTNIYWLAVSGSFSTAPRRMVQVLGAPTGAPVYDTYRARVHIEQDNLIGTEPDGNVWDFYNWYWSNQTSVAFQVATPGAIESDSTHIYVSGRTNRNIDVTVNGVPASEIDCNSSECRFYTRALRGGAAQSNQTSLVLTPISARIPPFLDYVEMTYSSRIVPANNRLDFVMEGIDGDVDIRVVDAFSSTPTILDISDPLHPEIIAGYDRSGGYVTFRGHVSTDSANRFYCGIVSLAVPSAPLARVDFTDLRAGYKQTDLIIVATSSLAGSLDEYIAYRQGQGVVIQVVDIADIIDNFSYGLYDPTAIRDFLKFAYENYSAPAPSGVLFVGDATYDYLDRLGTGTTNLVPSYVRPGDRTYSDDNYVYFGEFGILDEDRDRGYDMMTARWPVRSASEINTIVAKAREYESPATFGAWRTRITLVADDEHAAERHNELFHTRDTETLERVYVPRTLNRQKIYLWDYPFVNREKPGANEAILRAFNEGTLIVNYVGHGNPDVWAHERVLQRAGDLPLLRNSGRLPLVYAASCDIGFFDDPQSEGMGEGFLEMREGGAVGVISATRLVYAADNAQFNRAVYAQLFANPDLSISEALFAAKVQRQYPNPFDTIPRRVDNDRAYSFLGDPCLRLGLPRYRIEFTTQPDSLVALQTSRLSGRITDQSGLPFNGDGVLYVDVYDSDRQRSYHLPDDTNMTRYAVTGPTIFRGTASIDDGQFDMQFITPVDVGYRGVSARVSVYAVLGSVDAVGMVDSIAVSERQGTAQDMQGPQIEYGSVKRGLIRDGDFIDRADSLVIRLADVSGINLVGGIGHGISLVIDDRAEEAIYLTDLFQYERDSHTSGSLMFALSGFESGRHRFNIKAWDNVNNVSSAEFTAEIGGGAGLAVRDLLNHPNPMQQLTIFYFELTEAVEELKVSVYTLSGKYIWSTSRYDLQADRYPNETVEIVWDGRDNEGDRVGTGVYIYRLSALSAGQGGEAEEFGKLVVLN